From Diospyros lotus cultivar Yz01 chromosome 4, ASM1463336v1, whole genome shotgun sequence, a single genomic window includes:
- the LOC127799777 gene encoding uncharacterized protein LOC127799777 — MPSFPCDPRRYPPGVAKETSPRSICSWEECQKKFIDQYKSLRRQLAPTCHLGTVFQWSGESLKDYIKRFRREVNNVESPSDESILTAISAGLQKDGKLYESIYKSPVRDLGEFYERATKEVWIFTTEHNKEDFKSPNPLKTPDKYRTKSKFRAYHNEVGHTTSKCWALKDAIEELIRRGRLCDYVVCHRDQQPKQSAQQSPHRAPEQDQMPTVRTIFTIHGGPHIAGTSNRSHERYVQEAGHRLLVGDGSQEGPSKKAKIASEDISFTKDDFKGVHWPHNDALVIQARISNMEVRRVMVDTGSSVNVMYKGCFD; from the exons ATGCCGAGCTTTCCCTGCGACCCTAGGAGATATCCCCCGGGCGTGGCTAAGGAGACTTCACCCCGCAGTATTTGCAGTTGGGAGGAATGTCAGAAGAAATTCATAGATCAGTACAAGTCACTCCGAAGGCAGCTCGCCCCAACATGCCACCTTGGTACAGTATTCCAATGGTCTGGCGAATCTTTGAAAGATTACATAAAAAGGTTCAGGCGTGAAGTGAATAATGTTGAGAGCCCCTCCGACGAAAGTATCCTGACTGCAATCTCTGCCGGGCTTCAAAAGGATGGGAAACTCTACGAAAGTATTTATAAGTCCCCGGTGAGGGACCTCGGCGAATTCTACGAGCGAGCTACGAAGGAGGTCTG GATCTTCACCACAGAACACAACAAGGAGGATTTCAAAAGTCCTAACCCCCTGAAGACTCCCGACAAGTACAGAACCAAGAGCAAATTTCGTGCCTATCACAACGAAGTGGGGCACACCACCTCTAAGTGCTGGGCGCTGAAAGATGCAATCGAAGAGCTGATCAGGAGAGGTCGGCTGTGTGACTATGTAGTGTGTCATAGGGATCAACAACCCAAACAGTCAGCTCAACAAAGCCCTCACCGAGCTCCCGAGCAAGACCAGATGCCTACAGTGAGAACTATCTTCACTATCCATGGTGGGCCCCATATTGCAGGGACTTCTAACAGGTCGCACGAGCGATATGTTCAGGAAGCCGGCCACCGTCTGCTTGTTGGGGATGGCAGCCAAGAGGGACCTTCCAAGAAAGCCAAGATAGCTTCGGAAGACATCTCTTTTACTAAAGATGATTTCAAAGGTGTGCACTGGCCGCACAACGATGCCCTCGTGATACAAGCTCGGATTAGCAATATGGAAGTACGAAGGGTGATGGTCGACACAGGTAGCTCGGTGAATGTCATGTATAAGGGATGTTTCGACTAG